AAGGTCGGCGGCGACGTGATCGAGCGCGCTGGCAAGCTCAAGATCATCGCGCGGGCCGGAGTGGGCGTGGACAACATCGACGTCAAGGCAGCGACCGAGCGAGGCATCCTCGTGGTCAACACGCCGGCGGGCAACACGACCGCGACCTGCGAGTTGACCTTCACGATGATGCTCTCCCTCGCCAGGCACGTGCCGCAGGCGGCCAAGCTCATGACCGAAGGGGTGTGGGAGAAGAAGAAGTTCATGGGGACCCAGCTCTCGCAGAAGACCCTGGGCATCGTCGGCATGGGCCGCATAGGCAAGGAGGTCGCGCGCCGCGCCAAGGCCTTCGACATGAAGGTCCTTGCGATGGACCCCTTTCTCGACGACGCAGCGTTCAAGTCTCTCGGAGTGGAGAAGGCGAACTTGGAGAGGATACTCAAGGAATCGGATTACATCACGGTCCACTCCCCGCTCACAGCCGAGACCAGGGACATGATCAGCGCAAAACAGATCGCCATGATGAAGCCTACCGCTTATCTCGTGAACTGCGCGCGCGGCGGCATCATCAACGAGCGCGACCTTGCCGCCGCCCTGAAGGAGAATAAGATCGCAGGGGCGGCCATCGACGTCTACACCAAGGAGCCTTTCGAGGACCCGATGTTCCGGGGCCTGGACAACATCATACTCACCCCCCACCTGGGCGCCTCGACCCGCGAGGCGCAGGACGCGGTGGCGGTCGAGGCTGCTCAGGCGGTGGCTCAGTACCTGACAAAGGGCACGCGGATGAACGCGGTGAACCCTAAGGTCCCGGAACGCAAGCTCTGACCTATGGGCGGAACAACGCATAAGGCCTCGATTTTGAGGCCTTTTTTGCGCCCAAAATAGGCCTTGCCAGACAGGGGTCGTATGGACTATCAACCCGCCCCCTGTACAGGGAAGGGAGCATAAGATGAAGAATAACAAGGGAAACGTGATGAACAAGCGAAGCATGCTGATAACGATCGCCTGCACGATCGTCCTGGCCATCGTGGTCACCAAGACCGGGCCCGCGCACGGCAAGAAGGGCGACGGCGACGCAGGCCTCAAGAAGGTGATAGCGATCGGCAACGTGGACATGGGCAACATGGGATTCGCATCCATGGGCCCGGGCGGCGTGGGCGACATGTTCCGCCAGAGGGCCAAGGCCGAGATCGAGAAGACCGGACGCTACGTGGTGGTGCTGCCAAAGTATGAAAAGGGCTCAAAGGGCAATGACCAGGGCGAGGCCGCGATGGAAGACATCTCGGCGCCCAAGAACGCAGCCGAGGCGCAGCGCTACATGGATAAGATGATGGCGATGCAGCGCAAGTTCCAGAAGGATGCCGCGCGCAGCCAGGGCAAATACGCGCACGATCCGGTGGCGGCCCAGGCGCTTGTGATCTTCACGGCAACCAAGGGCTCCGGCGGCTTCAACACGGGCGGGGTATTCAGCACGGCTGAGAGCTTCGGCGCTCCGTCGGGCATCGGCAACGCCGACTTCTCGACCGAGTCCGTGCGGGTAGAACTCGCCTGCACCATGCTCGATCCGGAGAGCGGCGAGGTCATCGACCGGCACATCGCCAAGGCATCGAGCGCCAAGCTAGCCAGGGTCAGCGGCGTCAGCTACTATACGATGGAGGACACCTCCAACCCGGACAGGGCGTTCGACAGGATGTTCAACAGGGCGCTCAAGAGCTGCACGGCCTGGATCGACAAGAAGATGAGCGGACAGCCCTGGGAAGCGCAGATCTTCAAGGCAAAGGGCAAGGAGCTCTACGTCAACGCGGGGACCAGCGCCGGCATCTCCGAAGGCATGAGCTTTGACGCATACGCGCGGGAAGAGGTCTCGGGCGGCGGCATCAGCGTCGGCGAGCAGGACGCGAAGACCGGCACCGTGCAGATATCCAAGACCTTTGACTCATACTCCATAGCCATGCCGGTCTCAGGGAGCGCGAAGAACGGATCGGTGCTGAAACAGGCCGGCAAATAACCACGGTCTAGTCTTTTCAATCCAATCGAGCTATAAAGATGGCGGGCTGACAGAGCCCGCCGTCTTTTTTTGGGGATGACCTTCCTATGAACAACGAATCAAAACCATCCGGAGCGATAGGCGCGTTCACCGACAACCTCTCGGTGCGCAGCTTCCTGGGGCAGGGAGGGGTAGGCCGCGTCTTTGTGGGTTTCGAGCGCAACCTAGAGAGACAGGTCGCCATCAAGGAAATCATCCCCGAAAAACTCCTCCAGAACCGCGAGAAGAAGATCGCGCGCTTCGTGCGCGAGGCCAAGCTCGCCGGCCAGCTGCAGCACCCCGGGGTGATCCCGATCTACTCGCTCGCGAAGAGAGACGACGGCACGTATTACTACGTGATGAAGTACGTGCAGGGCAGGACGCTCGCCGACGCGATCAAGGACAGCGTCGGCATGAACGACGAGGACTCTTTCCGCAAGCGCATCTCCCTGCTCGACAACGTCATAGCGGTCTGCGACGCCATGGGATACGCGCACTCCATGGGCGTGGTCCACAGGGATCTGAAGCCGAGCAACGTGATCCTCGGCGAATTCGGCGAGACGGTCATTCTGGACTGGGGCCTGGCAAAGCGCCTGGACGACAGCGAGGGCGATGAACCCGGCCAGCTCTCCGGCGACGCGGAGATCGATGCGGACGCAAAGCTGACGAGGGACGGCGCGATACTCGGCACCCCCGCGTACCTGGCGCCGGAGCAGGTGCTGGCCGAAGCCGGCCCCGTGGACCAGAGGACCGACGTCTACACGCTGGGCGTGATCCTGTTCATGCTCCTGGCCGGCCGCAGGCCCTATCTCGGCGACACCAGGCAAGTGCTCCAGCTGATCGCCTCTCCGGACCCATCCCCTTCGCCCGCGGAGCATTGCGGATGTCTTCCGCCCGAGCTCGTCGCGGTATGCGAAAAAGCGATGTCAAAGGACAGGGAGAAGAGGTTCAAAGACGCGTCGGAGTTCGCGGCCGAGCTGCGCGCATTTCGCGACGGCAGACTGGTCAGCGTCTACGCGTACTCGAGGAGCGAGCTGTTCAAAAGATTCGTGGCGCGCAACAAGGCAGGCATCATCGCCGCGGCGGCCGTCGTCGTCTCCATCATCGCCGGCGCAGGCTTCTCGTTCAACTTCGCAATCGACGCGCACAGGGCGAGGCAAAAAGCCGTCGGCGCCCTGGTCGAGGTGACAAAGCTCTCCGAGGCGTCGATAACCCTGGCCAGGCAGGAGTCCGATCTCCTCTACCAATATTTCACGCAGCTCGAAAAAGAGATGTCGGACGCAGCCGCAAAACTCGCCTCGCTGGGCCAGGACAACCACGCGGCAATAGGTTCGACGCTCAAGGAGATATCCGGCCTCCACCCCGAGATACTATCCTTCTATTTCATCTCCCCGCGCGGGATCACCATCGACGCCCATCCGGGCGCAGTCGCGCTGCCGAAGGCGGCGGCCGACACGGAAATCGAATATCTGGAGAGGATAGTCAAATCACAAAATCCAGATGAAGAGTACGAGACCAAGCTCTACGACCTCGCGAACGGCAAAAAGGGGTTCTCCGCAAGCGTGCCCGTGCTCAGGGGGCGCACGCTCGCCGGCGGACTCGTCGCCCTGTTCGTCTGCGAGACCGCGATCCCCATAATGATGCGGTTCGACCCGATAAAGAGCAACTACCAGGTCTGGCTCATGCGCAATGACGGGCTGTTGGTGTACGACGAGGACGTGAGGCAGATCGGTCTCTACCTCTTCACGGACGAGATGTTCCGCGATTTTCCCGAGCTCCTCGAATTCGGCGACAAGATCAGGAAAGATCCGTGGGGCATAGGCCACTACTCTTTCCACGACAAGGACAGCTCGACGATCGTCTACAAGGTGGCGGCGTGGGACACATTGAGATCCAACGGCGCACACTGGAAGCTCGTGATCACCAAACCCTACATCTCCAGGTGAGTCTCACAGCATACGGCGCAATCCGCTGAGAAACCTTTGAAGAGATCTCCGATCAACCCAGCACATATCGGCCGGATTTCTTCGTTCCGATGCGGCGCACCAGCCCAGCCTCCATCAACGGGTTGATAAGATCCATCGCGCCCTGCCTCGAGACGCCGATCCCTTCCCATATCTCTCGCGGGGTGAGCCCCTTGCTGTCCCTCAGCATCTGCAGCAACTGTTCCTGCTTCGGCCTCAGGACGATCTTCTTGGCCCCGGCCGACGCGGCAAACCGGTCGATCCGTTCCCAGACCCTCTCCAGCGTCAGGTGGACGACCTCGGCCGAATACTCGAGCCATCCGGTCAGATCGCCCCGTCTCTGCACGGCATCGAGCGCCTCGTAATACCTGGGGCGATTCTCCCAGTAGACCTCGTCTATGGAAAAGATGTGCTGGGTGTCGAAACCCCTGCGATACAACTCCCACAGCGCGAGCGCGCGGCCGGCGCGGCCGTTCCCGTCGGCGAACGGATGGATCTCCTCGAAGCGGTGATGGATGACGGCCTGCGAGATCACCGGCGACCAGTTGCCCGACTCGCCGTTCCACCACCCCAAGAGCCCATCCATTAGCTCCGGCACATCCTGGGGCGGGGGCGGGACGTGCCGTCCGACCCTCACCGCAATCTCTCGGTATCGTCCCGCCCTCCCCTGGTCCATCACGTCCTGGGATATGATCGAATGGAGTTTCAGGACGCGCGCCTTCGTGATCCTCTTGTCCGCTGCGTGCCTTTCTATGAACTTCAGCCCGGCAAAGTAGTTCGTCACCTCGCGCTGCGAGCGGGGAGTCGCCGCGGCGACAGGGCGACCCTCGTCGAGCGCCCGGACCTGCTCCAGCGTAAGCGGGTTTCCCTCGATGGCGGTGGAGCCGTGCGTATTGCGGGCCCTGGCGTCCTTTTGCAATGCGGGGATCCAGGGCACCTGGATCGTGGCCGCCGCTATCCTCTCGCGAAGGGCAGAGATTTCTTCAATTATTTTAAGGAGATGCGCCGTGACCTCGATCTTCGGATCCCATGCCATAAATCTTATGATAAAGATTAGTCAAGTATAAGTCAAGTTATCAGTCAAGTGGTCCTCCACACCGAATTGCTTCAACAGACGGATCGCTTCGGGCAAAAGATTGTCCTTACGAGCGAAGCGCGGCAATTTCTTGAACTCAGCAGACGGGAAGACCGCCGGGCTCAGGCGCTAAAATCATTTCAGAATCGGAGAGTAAGCCGCTGAGACATTGCTTGACATGTGAACTGTCATTAAATCATATAACAACGTATTATTCATTAATATGCTTACCATTGTTTGATGCTTCAAATTTGGCAGTTTATTTTCTTTGCGCTTATGAATCGAAACTCTAAGACAAAGCAGATCGGCCTTTTTTTCAAAAAAGCAATTAAAGCTTCAAAGCATCCGTCGTTCCCGAAACATACATTTTATGAGTTTTTCGCCGGCGGCGGAATGGCCAAAATTGGGCTCGGTAATGAATGGACTTGCCTTTTTGCAAATGATTGGTGTCCGAAAAAAGCAGATGTATATCTGTCTAATTTTCCAAAAGAAAACTGCTTTGTTTGTGAAGATATTTCAAAAATAAGTTCGCAACAACTGCCCGGACGGGCTGATTTAATGTGGGGTTCATTTCCTTGCCAAGATTTGTCGTTGGCAGGAGCGGGGGCTGGATTGAAGGGAGCGCGAAGCGGAACGTATTGGGCTTTTATGCGGTTAGTAAAACAACTCGACGCCGAAAAAAGGGCTCCGAACTTTATCGTGCTTGAAAACGTCATCGGCGCAATCACATCGCATAAAGGCGACGACTTTGCTGCTATAGTAAAAACGATAACTGAGGCAGGGTACAAAATAGGCGCGCTGGTGGCGGACGCAGCGCTTTTTTTGCCTCAATCGCGCCCGCGACTCTTTTTTGTGGCCCTTCGAAAAGAATGCGCCATCCCTCCCGAGCTTGAAGGCTTTGAGCCATCGGATACTTGGCATCCAAAAAATCTGCGTAATGCCTATCAGAAATTACCTCAAAGCATTAAAGAAAACTGGATCTGGTGGCAAATGCCCGATCCGCCTGCTCGGCAGGCGACGTTCTCCGACTTAATTGAACAAAAACCATCCGATGTGGATTGGCATTCCCATGAGGAAACGCAGCGATTAATCAACCAAATGTCTTACGCCAATATTTTAAAACTTGAAAAAGAACAAAAAAGAGACCGGCCTGTAGTCGGATGCATTTATCGGCGCACTCGTAATTACAATAGCGCGAAAGTTCAAAGGGCGGAAGTTCGGTTTGACGGAATAAGCGGCTGTTTGAGAACGCCTGCTGGCGGATCAAGCAGACAAATCCTGATTTTCGTCAAAGGAAAACAAATTCGTTCGCGTCTTCTCTCATCACGTGAGGCGGCCCGTCTGATGGGAGTTCCAGATAGCTATATACTCCCAAAAAAATACAACGACGCGTATCATGTTATGGGCGACGGGTTGGCTGTCCCGGTCGTATCGTGGCTCGAACGCAATATCCTGCGTCCGCTGCTTATCACAAACCTTTTAGCTGCCAAGGCGGCATAATGGCCATCAAAAAAGTTTCCACTAAAGAACTGGTTATTCCTTGTGAATTGCTGCAAAGCACGCGAAAGCAAATTGTTGAGTTCGCAGCAAAGCTCAAGAAAGCGGCCCCGCGAATCTACGGTCAAGGGTTGACGAAAGATGAATTCGATAATTCCGCAATCTTCCGCAGCGCTATCGAGCACCTTCGCGGCGTTCAAGCGGCTTCAATGGCTGAGAAGAAATCTTTTATTAACGACATTCTCAATCACCTTAAAAAACATAAAAAAATTAAAAAATGGGATTTCACAGGCGGCGGCGAACGCCATGATTATCAACTTGAAACGCTGGACAATCGGCTGATCGTTTTCGAGGCAAAAGGATGCCTTGATGGAAACAACACTAACATCTTCCAACGTCCTCAAAACGCCGATGAATTTTATATCTGGTCTCTTTGTCAAAATCCAGGCGCTGATCCACGTCACAATGTATGGTCAGGTTTGCACACACGGCTCGGCGCGACTATAATCGCCGAGAAACAACGTGTGGACGGCTTAATTGTCTGGGATATGGTTTGCGGAACGGTTGGACGACCATGTCCTAAAACGACTGCAAACCCAAAACGCCGCATAAAATTACAAAACAGCCGTTTGGTTCCGCCTCCATGTCTGTATCTTTTTCCACGAAGCATTCCAGACCCTAGAAATAATCCTGAGCCTAAAGTATGGAGCCTCGATGAAACTCGCCTGCTCAAAATCTTATTTGATGTTTTTGGTTGTAAGGCGGACGAAGTTACGTCCGTCCGCATTCAAAGCCAAATGAAGGGTCCGGATGTTCAGCGTAAAACAATCCTGGAACGCGACGGCCTAGTTGTCGCGCAATCCGAATGGACCACCATCAAGCGCGCCGCCCGATAATCGATCGATGGACACCTTCAGCAGGAAAAAACGCAGCGAAATAATGAAGCGCGTTCATAGCCGAAGTACGAACGCGGAAAAATTGGTTCGAAAACTTACCCGCCGTATTGGTTATAAGTTCAGGCTAAATCAAAAAGAACTGCCGGGTTGTCCGGATATTGTATTTCCAAAACGCCGAAAAGTTATCTTTATTCACGGTTGTTTTTGGCATCAACATCTTTGCCGACGAGGTTCTCGCACGCCTAAATCCAATATTTCTTACTGGAGACGCAAGCTGACGAACAACAAGAAACGAGACGCTAAAAACGCCAGGCTCCTACGAAAATTGGGGTGGAAAGTCCTGGTGATCTGGGAATGCGAAATCACCCGCGAAAGAACGCTTCAATCAAAAATTAAAAAATTTCTTGCACCAAGTAAGCAGTCCTGAAGCAATATCTGTGGAACACGCGCCGGGCGGGAAGGGCCTCTGCCCTTAGTGACCTTAGAAGCGGAGCCTGGAGGCGTATGATGTGGCTAACGCAGTGAGCCGATTTTGTCCCTGCCTGCCGGCAGGCAGGGTCGAGTGAGCGCCGGTCGCGCCGGGGTAGAACATGTGGAGCGCGACGCCTCAGGTTGTCTGAGCCCGCGAAATGACCTCTTCAATTTAGTAAGGTCGTCTTTTGGCTTTCGCGAGCGAGTTCCTGAGGCGAGGGCGATCCGAGGCCGTTACAAAATCGTGCGAACGGAGCTCCCGCCACATCATGCGCCTTCAGGCGCAGCGACTGCCGAGGAATCAACGGGATTCTTCGCTCACGCTCAGAATGACATCAGAGGTCTAACCGGGGACAGGCCGCTAATGTATCACAGGTATCCTCGCTCCGCCGCGGACTGTCCCCTATTGAACTGCGGGCTGTCACCTATCGTCTGAGCTTGCGGAATTCAGAGGTCAGCTTGGGAACAACCTCAAAGAGATCTCCCACCAATCCGTAATCCGCGACGCGGAAGATGGGGGCGTTGGGATCCGAGTTTATCGCAAGGATCTTTCCCGATGTCTGCATCCCCACCAAGTGCTGGATCGCGCCGGAGATTCCGATGGCGATGTAGAGCTTGGGGCAGACGGTGCGGCCGGTTTGTCCTACCTGATGCAGGTACGGGATCCAGCCCGCGTCAACGACCGAGCGGCTCGCGCCCACGGCGGCGCCGAGGACGTGGGCGAGATCGTAGATAAGTTTGAAATTTTTGGGCTTGCCCAGCCCCCTGCCGCCTGCGACCACGATATCCGCGTCCGAGATGTTGATCTCGCCCGCAAGATCGCTCACCGACTCGATGATCTTGATGCTCGAGGCCGACGCCCCCTTCGGCATCTCCTCCTCGATCACCTCGCCTTGCCTCGCCGGATCGGGGAGCGCCGGCTTCATCACGTGCGGCCGAACAGTCGCCATCTGCGGACGCGCCCTTGTGCAGAGTATCCGGGCCATGATGTTGCCGCCGAACGCGGGCCTAACCTGCGCCAGGTTTCCCTTGTCGTCGATCGAGAGCTCGGTGCAGTCGGCGGTGAGCCCGGTCATGAGCCTGGCCGCGACCCTGGGTATGAAGGAGCGTCCGACGATCGTGGCGCCGGCCAGCACGATCTCCGGCCTGTGCTTCTCGCAGAGCTGAGCGAGGGCCTCGGCATAGGCGTCGTCGCTGAATCCGGTGAGCTCCGGGGAATCGATGACATAGGCCCTGTCCGCGCCGTACTCGATCGCGGAGCGGGCCTCTTGCGCAGCGCCCTCGCCGAAGATCACCGCGGCGAGATGGGTCTTCCTGGCGTCTGCGAGCTTTCTGCCCTCGCTCAACAGCTCGAAAGAGACCCTGTGCATGCGATCGCCCCTGCGCTCGCAGAAGACCCATACCCCGCTGCAGTCCGCCAGCGGCGCGCGCTCTATCTCCTTGGAGCCCTCGAATATGATTGCGTGGACCGGGCACACGGGGGCGCAGGCGCCGCAGAGTATGCATACCTCGCGATCGACCTCAGCCTTGCCGCCGGGCATGTGAATCGCCTCGACCGGGCATTCGTGCACGCAGATGCCGCAGCCGGTGCAGACCTCTTTCAGGATCTTGATGCCCATATCCTCTCGAGTTCAGGTTGAATATCGCTTGCGACCTTTTTCACGTTCTCGTCCGAGGCGGCGAGCGGCTTCGTCCCCTGCTTGCAGGGCGGCGCGAATATCCTGTCCACCCACGTCGGCGATCCGTCCAGCCCGATCCGATCGAGATCGCAGCCTATGTCGTCCGCGCTCCAGACCGGAATATGCGCGCGCCTGGCCCTCACCTTGCCTGAGAAGGAAGGGTAGCGCGGGACGTTGGCGTCTTTTATCACGGAGATGAGGCATGGCAGAGGAGCGCTCACCAATTCGTGGCCCTCCTCCGTCATCCGTTCAGCTTCGATGCGGCCGCCCTTTATCTCGACAACCTTTTTCACGAAAATGATCTGCGGGATGCGAAGCCTCACCGCGACGCCGGGGCCCACCTGCGCCGTGTCGCCGTCCGCCGCCTGTTTGCCGCAGATGATGAGGTCGAAGACGCCGATCTTCTT
This sequence is a window from bacterium. Protein-coding genes within it:
- a CDS encoding electron transfer flavoprotein subunit alpha; the protein is MGIKILKEVCTGCGICVHECPVEAIHMPGGKAEVDREVCILCGACAPVCPVHAIIFEGSKEIERAPLADCSGVWVFCERRGDRMHRVSFELLSEGRKLADARKTHLAAVIFGEGAAQEARSAIEYGADRAYVIDSPELTGFSDDAYAEALAQLCEKHRPEIVLAGATIVGRSFIPRVAARLMTGLTADCTELSIDDKGNLAQVRPAFGGNIMARILCTRARPQMATVRPHVMKPALPDPARQGEVIEEEMPKGASASSIKIIESVSDLAGEINISDADIVVAGGRGLGKPKNFKLIYDLAHVLGAAVGASRSVVDAGWIPYLHQVGQTGRTVCPKLYIAIGISGAIQHLVGMQTSGKILAINSDPNAPIFRVADYGLVGDLFEVVPKLTSEFRKLRR
- a CDS encoding DNA cytosine methyltransferase — its product is MLQIWQFIFFALMNRNSKTKQIGLFFKKAIKASKHPSFPKHTFYEFFAGGGMAKIGLGNEWTCLFANDWCPKKADVYLSNFPKENCFVCEDISKISSQQLPGRADLMWGSFPCQDLSLAGAGAGLKGARSGTYWAFMRLVKQLDAEKRAPNFIVLENVIGAITSHKGDDFAAIVKTITEAGYKIGALVADAALFLPQSRPRLFFVALRKECAIPPELEGFEPSDTWHPKNLRNAYQKLPQSIKENWIWWQMPDPPARQATFSDLIEQKPSDVDWHSHEETQRLINQMSYANILKLEKEQKRDRPVVGCIYRRTRNYNSAKVQRAEVRFDGISGCLRTPAGGSSRQILIFVKGKQIRSRLLSSREAARLMGVPDSYILPKKYNDAYHVMGDGLAVPVVSWLERNILRPLLITNLLAAKAA
- the vsr gene encoding DNA mismatch endonuclease Vsr; this encodes MDTFSRKKRSEIMKRVHSRSTNAEKLVRKLTRRIGYKFRLNQKELPGCPDIVFPKRRKVIFIHGCFWHQHLCRRGSRTPKSNISYWRRKLTNNKKRDAKNARLLRKLGWKVLVIWECEITRERTLQSKIKKFLAPSKQS
- a CDS encoding Fic family protein yields the protein MAWDPKIEVTAHLLKIIEEISALRERIAAATIQVPWIPALQKDARARNTHGSTAIEGNPLTLEQVRALDEGRPVAAATPRSQREVTNYFAGLKFIERHAADKRITKARVLKLHSIISQDVMDQGRAGRYREIAVRVGRHVPPPPQDVPELMDGLLGWWNGESGNWSPVISQAVIHHRFEEIHPFADGNGRAGRALALWELYRRGFDTQHIFSIDEVYWENRPRYYEALDAVQRRGDLTGWLEYSAEVVHLTLERVWERIDRFAASAGAKKIVLRPKQEQLLQMLRDSKGLTPREIWEGIGVSRQGAMDLINPLMEAGLVRRIGTKKSGRYVLG
- a CDS encoding serine/threonine protein kinase produces the protein MNNESKPSGAIGAFTDNLSVRSFLGQGGVGRVFVGFERNLERQVAIKEIIPEKLLQNREKKIARFVREAKLAGQLQHPGVIPIYSLAKRDDGTYYYVMKYVQGRTLADAIKDSVGMNDEDSFRKRISLLDNVIAVCDAMGYAHSMGVVHRDLKPSNVILGEFGETVILDWGLAKRLDDSEGDEPGQLSGDAEIDADAKLTRDGAILGTPAYLAPEQVLAEAGPVDQRTDVYTLGVILFMLLAGRRPYLGDTRQVLQLIASPDPSPSPAEHCGCLPPELVAVCEKAMSKDREKRFKDASEFAAELRAFRDGRLVSVYAYSRSELFKRFVARNKAGIIAAAAVVVSIIAGAGFSFNFAIDAHRARQKAVGALVEVTKLSEASITLARQESDLLYQYFTQLEKEMSDAAAKLASLGQDNHAAIGSTLKEISGLHPEILSFYFISPRGITIDAHPGAVALPKAAADTEIEYLERIVKSQNPDEEYETKLYDLANGKKGFSASVPVLRGRTLAGGLVALFVCETAIPIMMRFDPIKSNYQVWLMRNDGLLVYDEDVRQIGLYLFTDEMFRDFPELLEFGDKIRKDPWGIGHYSFHDKDSSTIVYKVAAWDTLRSNGAHWKLVITKPYISR
- a CDS encoding electron transfer flavoprotein subunit beta/FixA family protein gives rise to the protein VGAARGRRGTELQGDVMETVVCIKQVPDTTDVKVDPITKTLVRDGVRAILNPFDLHAIEEGLRLRERFGGRVTAITMGPPQARAALEEALAMGADDAVLISHRAFAGSDTLATSYALSQAIKKIGVFDLIICGKQAADGDTAQVGPGVAVRLRIPQIIFVKKVVEIKGGRIEAERMTEEGHELVSAPLPCLISVIKDANVPRYPSFSGKVRARRAHIPVWSADDIGCDLDRIGLDGSPTWVDRIFAPPCKQGTKPLAASDENVKKVASDIQPELERIWASRS
- a CDS encoding hydroxyacid dehydrogenase, with the translated sequence MTYKVLCTDGLSKLGVEELKKFSGVEADFRPKLTHEELLDAIPAFDALIVRSASKVGGDVIERAGKLKIIARAGVGVDNIDVKAATERGILVVNTPAGNTTATCELTFTMMLSLARHVPQAAKLMTEGVWEKKKFMGTQLSQKTLGIVGMGRIGKEVARRAKAFDMKVLAMDPFLDDAAFKSLGVEKANLERILKESDYITVHSPLTAETRDMISAKQIAMMKPTAYLVNCARGGIINERDLAAALKENKIAGAAIDVYTKEPFEDPMFRGLDNIILTPHLGASTREAQDAVAVEAAQAVAQYLTKGTRMNAVNPKVPERKL